In a single window of the Rhodanobacter sp. LX-99 genome:
- a CDS encoding ShlB/FhaC/HecB family hemolysin secretion/activation protein, whose product MQKIAVRGFRVTGVADHADLGVTPASVQALADAQYRELAGKAGNPVQLSFEEMQGVADKIVERYRTAGFIVSNAFLPAQTVGADQIVEIRVLEGKIGKIIVKGTKRYRPGVISASAEKLRGKPLLKSDVDTALLYARDLPGVTVASTFQPGENTGDTDLVMIANEAKRPYKFTLGANNYGTELTGRYRAQAGLEWASPLGIGDAFNLNVDYALDPSDNVYGAVSYRAPAPRVPGLSAVIGASRNELQINSGSFAALDVKGPSSLYYGGMDWKFINRDDLQALSTLHFIREESRLDSIGVNLSDEKFSLAELTYGMLHTDRRFHGVDILQVGLRKSIHDDSREPDLVSPQHSRSFLVAKLSYTRMQFLTKSQRLNFKLVGQYSNDALVPLEQFALGGPDSTRAYPIADALRDRGYYTSLEYHVDAPGFGDKVSPFYGRPWRELLEFQVFVDYAKGYSAGANKFIEPESATLSGVGAGLIFRLPRFSHFEFHLNGAVPLGSQDASDHKGYHIYSRFSFTF is encoded by the coding sequence GTGCAGAAGATTGCGGTGCGCGGCTTCCGCGTTACCGGCGTTGCGGATCATGCGGACCTCGGCGTAACGCCGGCAAGCGTCCAGGCGCTGGCCGATGCGCAGTACCGGGAACTGGCCGGCAAGGCCGGCAATCCGGTGCAGCTGAGCTTCGAGGAGATGCAGGGCGTTGCCGACAAGATCGTCGAGCGCTATCGGACGGCCGGCTTCATCGTCTCCAACGCGTTTCTTCCGGCACAGACCGTCGGCGCCGACCAGATCGTCGAGATCCGGGTGCTGGAAGGCAAGATCGGCAAGATCATCGTCAAGGGCACGAAACGCTACCGCCCCGGCGTGATCTCGGCATCGGCGGAAAAGCTGCGCGGCAAGCCGCTGCTGAAGAGCGACGTCGACACCGCGCTGCTGTATGCGCGCGACCTGCCGGGCGTCACGGTGGCATCGACGTTCCAGCCGGGCGAGAACACCGGCGACACCGACCTGGTGATGATCGCCAACGAGGCGAAACGGCCGTACAAGTTCACGCTTGGCGCCAACAACTACGGTACCGAACTCACCGGCCGCTACCGTGCGCAGGCCGGCCTCGAGTGGGCCAGCCCGCTCGGTATCGGCGACGCCTTCAACCTCAATGTGGACTACGCGCTGGACCCGAGCGACAACGTTTATGGCGCGGTGTCCTATCGTGCGCCGGCGCCGCGTGTGCCGGGCCTGAGCGCCGTGATCGGCGCCTCGCGCAACGAACTGCAGATCAACTCCGGCTCGTTCGCCGCGCTCGACGTCAAGGGCCCCAGCTCGCTTTACTACGGTGGCATGGACTGGAAGTTCATCAACCGGGACGACCTGCAGGCCCTGAGTACGCTGCATTTCATCCGGGAGGAATCCCGGCTCGACAGCATCGGCGTCAATCTGTCGGACGAAAAGTTCAGCCTGGCCGAACTGACCTACGGGATGCTCCATACCGATCGCCGTTTCCATGGCGTCGATATCCTCCAGGTCGGCCTGCGCAAGTCGATCCACGACGACTCCCGGGAACCGGACCTGGTCAGTCCGCAGCATTCGAGAAGTTTCCTGGTCGCCAAGCTCTCGTACACGCGAATGCAGTTCCTGACCAAGTCGCAGCGGCTCAACTTCAAGCTCGTCGGCCAGTACAGCAACGACGCGCTGGTCCCGCTCGAGCAGTTCGCGCTGGGCGGCCCGGACAGCACCCGAGCCTATCCGATCGCCGACGCCCTGCGCGATCGCGGCTATTACACGTCGCTCGAATATCACGTCGATGCGCCGGGCTTCGGCGACAAGGTGTCGCCGTTCTACGGCCGCCCCTGGCGCGAGTTGCTCGAATTCCAGGTTTTCGTCGACTACGCCAAGGGCTATTCGGCGGGCGCCAACAAGTTCATCGAGCCGGAGTCGGCCACGCTCAGCGGCGTGGGCGCCGGCCTGATTTTCAGGCTGCCGCGATTCAGCCATTTCGAGTTCCATCTCAATGGCGCCGTACCCCTGGGTTCGCAGGATGCGTCCGATCACAAGGGCTATCACATCTACTCCCGCTTCAGCTTCACGTTCTGA